Proteins found in one Zea mays cultivar B73 chromosome 1, Zm-B73-REFERENCE-NAM-5.0, whole genome shotgun sequence genomic segment:
- the LOC107546763 gene encoding uncharacterized protein LOC107546763 precursor: MAKKVATLLALNLLFFAFADACGCRCGGSCPSPGGGGGGGSGGGGGGSGGGGSGGGGSGGGSGGGGSGGGGSGGGGSSGGGGGSGGGGGGGSGGGGGGGGGTSGRCPVDALKLGVCANLLNGLINATLGTPPRTPCCTLIQGLADLEAAVCLCTVLRANVLGINLNLPINLSLLVNYCGRRVPSGFQCF; encoded by the coding sequence ATGGCGAAGAAAGTGGCCACTCTGCTGGCCCTCAACCTCCTCTTCTTCGCCTTCGCCGACGCATGCGGCTGCAGGTGCGGCGGATCCTGCCCTAGTCcaggcggcggtggcggtggaggatctggtggtggtggtggtggaagcgGTGGGGGTGGGAGTGGAGGGGGTGGATCGGGTGGTGGGAGCGGTGGGGGTGGGAGTGGAGGCGGAGGATCTGGTGGGGGCGGCAGCAGTGGTGGAGGCGgcggcagcggtggtggaggcggaggaggatctggtggtggcggcggcggcggcggtgggacGAGCGGTCGTTGCCCCGTGGACGCGCTGAAGCTGGGCGTGTGCGCCAACTTGCTGAACGGGCTGATCAACGCGACCCTGGGGACGCCGCCCAGGACGCCGTGCTGCACGCTGATCCAGGGGCTGGCGGACCTGGAGGCGGCGGTGTGCCTCTGCACCGTCCTCAGGGCCAACGTCCTGGGCATCAACCTCAACCTGCCCATCAACCTCAGCCTCCTCGTCAACTACTGCGGCAGGCGCGTCCCATCGGGCTTCCAGTGCTTCTGA
- the LOC100285831 gene encoding cortical cell-delineating protein precursor, translating into MASVTRFPAVALVLLLAASAFLASEVAACGGCPKPTPPPSPPPPSPTSTPCPPPPSSSGGKCPKNALKLGVCANVLGLVKVSIGKVPTDSCCPLLDGLADLEAAVCLCTALKANVLGINLDVPVKLTLLLNYCGKSVPQGFLCA; encoded by the coding sequence ATGGCCTCGGTGACGAGGTTCCCGGCCGTGGCCCTCGTCCTGCTGCTCGCCGCCAGCGCCTTCCTGGCCAGCGAGGTGGCGGCGTGCGGCGGCTGCCCGAAACCAACTCCTCCTCCATCGCCACCGCCGCCGTCGCCCACCAGCACGCCGTGCCCTCCGCCGCCGTCCAGCTCCGGCGGCAAGTGCCCCAAGAACGCGCTGAAACTGGGCGTGTGCGCCAACGTGCTGGGCCTcgtcaaggtgtccatcggcaagGTGCCCACCGACTCGTGCTGCCCACTGCTGGACGGGCTCGCCGACCTAGAGGCCGCCGTCTGCCTCTGCACCGCGCTCAAGGCCAACGTGCTCGGCATCAACCTCGACGTCCCCGTCAAGCTCACCCTGCTCCTCAACTACTGCGGCAAGAGCGTCCCTCAGGGCTTCCTGTGCGCCTAA